The region CTCCTTTTGCAAGATAAGCAGAACCAATGAGCCATTCAGCCCGGATGATGTCTCTTTCATAATGTCTAACATCTGCTAACTCTCTTGCCCTCAAAGCTTCCTTGAGTGCGCTATCTGCATCTTCCATAAGTAGGGCACGAAGGCTACGGTATGCCTCATCCAGACAAAGACCTTGCTTATGATCAATCTTTTCCCAATATCTTGTTGACCTTTCTAGTTCCTTCTCTGATTCTGAAAAATTACCCTGATAGGCAAGCAATCGACCAAGCTCTTGATGACCCACAGCTTCCCAAAATTCATCCTTAATCTCCTGGCAAAGGTTGATTGAGCGTCGCAGGTTGGACTCAGCAGCCTTAAGTTCACCGAGTGGAATCTGAGCTGTACTAGCGAGGTTGCCTAAGCCGATGGCAACACTTTTCTTCACACCTTGTTTCTCTCGAATTGCAATCTGTCTTTCAAACAGCGGCACTGCCTTCTGGGGCTGACCAGATAGGGAGTAGGAGTTTGCCAGTTCGTTCAGGGTCCATGCTTGCCATGCTTCATCTTTCAGCCTGGGAGGTCTTTCTTCACCATCTAAGAAGAGGGCTTTCAGGAGGTCAATTCTCAAGTTGTAGGCACCAAATTGATAATAAGTTGGCTTATCAATGCGTTCATAAATAAATCACAAGCCTCCTCATACCTCCCTGAACCCACGGTATGGTGATAAAGTTCTATTACAGGGGCTAAATCATCCAAAGATTCAATCTTTTCAGGCTCTGGTATGGTTTCAAAGTAGTCTCGTAATCGGGAATGAACACCCTCCTTATCTTTTAATCTATCATAGCAGTATCTTCGGACAATAGGATGGAGGTCATAGCTATTCGTTTGAGTATTACGAAGTAATAGCCCTCTATCTACAAGTTCAATCAAGGCATTATCAAATTCTTCCTCTGTCTTAAATTCATTGAAGATAGCAATAGCCTCATAATCCATAGGATTACGGAAGACAGCCAATTTGCTGATAAGGCTCTGTTTCTGAGTATCTAATGAATCATAGGCTAACTCCAATATATGGTGTTCTCCTCTAATCCCTTTTAATTCAGGTAAAGGATTATGTCTTGACCAGGCAACTATATCACCCATATATTTAGGGTCTTTAATAATCATACCCGAGAGCAGTCTCAATGACAATGGATGATAGCCAAAAGGCTCACAAGCTGCCTCAATCTCTGCCCTTGTTCCTTCGACACCTTGGCGATGGAAAAACTCTACAGCATCCTCTTTATCCATCTGGGTCAATTCCTTGTGGAGACAGCCAGCAATATCATCCAGTTCTCTGGGATATAATCGGCTGGTGAGCAATGTCTTTGTCTTTGGATAACCTGAGGCTAATTGTTGTAAGAATATACCAAGATTGGGGTCAATGCAGGCTCTAAAGTCTCCCCGCTCATCCTCTCTTACCTCATCACCCTGGTAAGGAGAACCCAATCCAGCATAACCACGCAACACCCTCTCTACACCATCAAGGATGAGGAGAAAGCGATTCTGGTAAAGAATCTCATTATAGAGCCGATCCATCTGATCACGAGGGGATTTGAGTTCTCTCCAGTCAATTTCCTCATCACTGAAGTATTCAATAGCCTTTAAGAGAAACCTCTCAAATCTGGATTCTTTATCATAGAATGACCACCACATAACCTTCTTTGGCTGTTCTTCACTT is a window of bacterium DNA encoding:
- a CDS encoding tetratricopeptide repeat protein; amino-acid sequence: MRIDLLKALFLDGEERPPRLKDEAWQAWTLNELANSYSLSGQPQKAVPLFERQIAIREKQGVKKSVAIGLGNLASTAQIPLGELKAAESNLRRSINLCQEIKDEFWEAVGHQELGRLLAYQGNFSESEKELERSTRYWEKIDHKQGLCLDEAYRSLRALLMEDADSALKEALRARELADVRHYERDIIRAEWLIGSAYLAKGDLNKAESHLNEAIIRDRRINLVELEPDILLAIAKLRFAQGHRDEAEKLAKEALDIATRCEYRLKQADIHIFLAEFYLSTKDPAQAREDLELAKERAACGYQPALNKAKLQ